Proteins encoded in a region of the Elaeis guineensis isolate ETL-2024a chromosome 7, EG11, whole genome shotgun sequence genome:
- the LOC105048102 gene encoding uncharacterized protein yields MPHPPQPSPGSDGDGEGREKNAAAKMTSWFAVFFGNAMGIMKALAPISFQPQKPKPSSLSIAPTFSMKPADEKESTLGSGPSSARTVEIIEGDTLWGLSRKYGVSIEAIKEANGIAGDTIYAGKKLIIP; encoded by the exons ATGCCCCACCCTCCCCAGCCCTCCCCCGGCAGTGACGGCGACGGGGAAGGCAGAGAAAAGAACGCGGCCGCCAAGATGACATCATGGTTCGCCGTCTTCTTCGGGAACGCCATGGGCATCATGAAAGCACTCGCCCCCATATCTTTCCAGCCCCAAAAGCCGAAGCCATCATCTCTATCTATTGCGCCAACCTTCTCCATG AAGCCCGCGGACGAAAAAGAATCAACATTAGGATCGGGGCCATCCTCTGCTCGGACCGTAGAGATCATAGAGGGTGACACCCTTTGGGGCCTTTCTAGAAAATACGGA GTATCAATCGAAGCAATCAAAGAGGCGAACGGGATCGCAGGGGACACTATCTATGCCGGAAAGAAGCTGATCATCCCTTGA
- the LOC105048101 gene encoding uncharacterized protein yields MEEEGKAAHVLTLFDLHWFHRQILRPHPPSPPPPPPPPPPVLDLEDAESHSSESPPAAHPSLHLRRHRRSLSDETDASAEPRIQTPKLQTILSGKEAPVEDLARRNGAIGGSGEIWTAAARRRRRGRSRGRSRVSSRSLSELEFEEVKGFMDLGFTFSDAEADPRLMSIVPGLQRLGKRAAGDGEPAEEGSSCASDVVDESAISRPYLSEAWDAQEEEEENMLRNWRIPAAADGVDLKDHLRFWAHAVASTVR; encoded by the coding sequence ATGGAGGAAGAAGGGAAAGCGGCGCACGTGCTAACCCTCTTCGATCTCCATTGGTTCCACCGCCAAATCCTCCGCCCTCATCCGCCGTCGCCACCGCCTCCGCCTCCGCCTCCGCCTCCGGTTCTGGACCTGGAGGACGCCGAATCCCACTCCTCGGAGTCTCCTCCTGCCGCCCACCCCTCACTTCACCTACGCCGCCACCGTCGATCTCTCAGCGACGAGACCGACGCCTCAGCAGAGCCCCGCATCCAGACCCCCAAGCTCCAGACCATACTCTCCGGCAAAGAAGCTCCCGTCGAAGACTTGGCCCGTCGGAACGGGGCCATCGGAGGTAGCGGCGAGATCTGGACGGCGGCAGCGAGGCGAAGGCGGCGGGGGAGAAGTAGGGGAAGGAGCAGGGTGAGCAGCAGGAGCTTATCGGAGCTAGAATTCGAGGAGGTGAAGGGTTTCATGGATCTGGGTTTCACGTTCTCCGACGCTGAGGCGGATCCCAGGCTGATGTCAATCGTGCCCGGGCTCCAGCGGCTGGGGAAACGGGCGGCCGGAGACGGGGAACCGGCGGAGGAGGGCTCGTCTTGCGCCTCCGACGTGGTCGACGAGTCTGCGATCTCGAGGCCGTACCTCTCGGAGGCGTGGGATgcgcaggaggaggaggaggaaaacaTGCTCAGGAATTGGAGGATCCCGGCGGCGGCGGACGGGGTGGACCTAAAGGACCACCTCCGGTTCTGGGCCCATGCGGTCGCCTCCACCGTCCGATGA